The segment catcaacagaattgtttaaaGTTCAAGTCATTTTCACAGgggcaaaacaaacacacacagccagcagATGTGTTGAGCAAGAACGCGCTATTCTTACTCTTCAGAGTAAAACCACCCTTTCAATAGTTCCATTCAAGTCCTATGTGCTGATGTACGGTGGTTTCATTAAGGGTGAACCGAACAATGAGCTTTAAAGTGTCCATCGCATCAGATGGGTGGGGGAATATGTCTTACACTCTTTGGATGCTGTTCCTAACTTGGGTGCACAATAGGTTTTCATTTGTCCGGGCAAGTTTTCCCCACGTGCAATGAAACGTCAGATTTTTGTTCTTTCTGTGCAACTTGCGGCCCAGCAGATTAAGCCTCCGGGCTTGTTTTATTGTAACGCACAACAGGAAAAGTGAACTTTGGAACCATGATCACCGAGACCGGCGTTTTTCTTGCATGAGCGACCTGGTGACGCTGAAGATCACGAATGGCTTGAAAACGTCTCCCGCACTCTCTGCACAGGCACGGTGGCTTGGTTATGTGGGTCTCCTGGTGCCTGAGCAGCTGTTGCTTCTGAATGAAGCACTTCTCGCACGTGGTGCATTTAAACCGCTTCTCCCCTGCGTGGACTCTCAGGCGCGTTGCCAGGTCTCGCTTTTGAGCAAAGCATTTCCCATATTCAGCACACACACGGGTCCTCTCTGCACGTGTGAGCTGGTGACAGTCCGGATCTGCATGCTTTGCGAAGTGCTTCTCACGTTGGCTCCTTTTCTTCTTGTCCCGCTCCGAGGGATTTGGGATTGTAGCGGACGTCTTGTGGCTCAGGCTGGACAGAGCTAACATCGTGGGCAGCCTCTTGTTCTGCTTGGAGACACTGCTCTCACTTGGGCAGTCTTCTTCCTCGCTGGACACCTGCAAGGCCTGCTCCCTACAG is part of the Chrysemys picta bellii isolate R12L10 chromosome 2, ASM1138683v2, whole genome shotgun sequence genome and harbors:
- the LOC101931403 gene encoding zinc finger protein 282-like, with the translated sequence MAAAQVQLTFEDVTISFSREEWEVLSEWQKELYREVMKENYASLISLGYQSGSPAVSSQIDPEEEPGLSDQLDLKGKESPAYALGVRLKVERHDEGYDVSLGQVRILPGDCREQALQVSSEEEDCPSESSVSKQNKRLPTMLALSSLSHKTSATIPNPSERDKKKRSQREKHFAKHADPDCHQLTRAERTRVCAEYGKCFAQKRDLATRLRVHAGEKRFKCTTCEKCFIQKQQLLRHQETHITKPPCLCRECGRRFQAIRDLQRHQVAHARKTPVSVIMVPKFTFPVVRYNKTSPEA